In Salinisphaera sp. T31B1, the following are encoded in one genomic region:
- a CDS encoding type II toxin-antitoxin system VapB family antitoxin, which produces MRTTINLDDALLAEAQRLTGLSERTALVREALSALIQRESAQRLARLGGTEPQLNNPPRRQSEPA; this is translated from the coding sequence ATGCGTACGACGATCAATCTCGACGATGCATTACTCGCGGAAGCCCAACGCCTGACCGGCCTTTCCGAGCGTACCGCGCTCGTACGCGAAGCGCTTTCGGCGCTGATCCAACGCGAAAGCGCGCAGCGCCTGGCACGCCTGGGCGGCACCGAACCGCAATTGAATAACCCGCCGCGGCGCCAATCCGAACCCGCGTGA
- a CDS encoding LUD domain-containing protein — translation MSARDDILGAVRTNKPAIDAPAPTVPNYDNAYPQGADRLAALFAERLATMGGTWHALADGQSIDAVLQDVLADKVGKPFDDAVIASNVPEVAGNRPLTESDVPASVHDVDIAVLRARFGIAETGSVCFTEAELTVNAVAYLAQHLVVLLDPAEIVANMHRAYQRDDFVNANYTVFHTGPSATADIEGVLVRGAQGVRSLTVIPAPATPA, via the coding sequence ATGAGCGCGCGCGACGACATCCTCGGTGCCGTGCGCACCAACAAGCCGGCGATCGACGCCCCCGCGCCCACCGTGCCGAACTACGACAACGCCTATCCGCAGGGTGCGGACCGCCTCGCCGCCCTGTTCGCCGAACGGCTGGCCACCATGGGCGGCACTTGGCACGCGTTGGCCGATGGCCAAAGTATCGATGCCGTTTTGCAGGACGTGCTCGCCGACAAGGTCGGCAAGCCGTTCGATGACGCGGTGATCGCCTCCAACGTGCCGGAAGTCGCCGGCAACCGGCCGCTGACCGAAAGCGACGTCCCGGCCAGCGTCCACGATGTGGACATCGCCGTGCTGCGCGCACGCTTTGGCATCGCCGAAACCGGCAGCGTGTGCTTCACCGAAGCCGAACTCACCGTCAACGCCGTCGCCTACCTCGCCCAGCACCTCGTCGTGCTGCTCGACCCGGCCGAAATCGTCGCCAACATGCACCGCGCCTACCAGCGCGACGACTTCGTCAACGCCAACTACACCGTCTTCCACACCGGCCCCTCGGCCACCGCGGATATCGAAGGCGTGCTGGTGCGCGGGGCACAGGGCGTGCGGTCGCTGACGGTGATTCCGGCGCCAGCGACGCCGGCCTGA
- a CDS encoding DUF3800 domain-containing protein — protein MHLIYFDENKYSEANPFFTIGGVLVPEAKVLELDETLTKIQSHFFGSSHLTTQNEFHGKEMFHGKGSFKGRKLAERVQLFDYLATFLVDNAIPIRLIHIDVNRHRGKYTYPEPEYRLGLMLFLERACDYLDSVDDLGIAFGDYEQDEVARSVVDFSEYKTSGRTPMHYGRPLGRLVDTVYFTQSHHSRFLQLADVVVYMAGRYLHQPEAPEKWHDAKVWEIWEKIKASADMHIQHWP, from the coding sequence GTGCACCTAATCTACTTCGACGAAAACAAGTACAGCGAAGCCAATCCGTTCTTCACGATTGGCGGCGTCCTGGTGCCGGAAGCGAAGGTGCTGGAGCTCGATGAAACGCTGACCAAGATTCAGTCGCATTTCTTTGGCAGCAGCCATCTCACAACCCAGAACGAGTTCCACGGCAAGGAGATGTTTCACGGCAAGGGCTCGTTCAAGGGCCGCAAGCTGGCGGAGCGGGTACAGCTGTTCGATTACCTGGCCACGTTTCTCGTCGATAACGCCATCCCGATTCGGTTGATCCATATCGACGTGAATCGTCATCGCGGTAAATACACTTATCCCGAGCCGGAGTACCGGCTCGGGCTGATGCTATTCCTGGAGCGCGCCTGCGACTATCTGGATTCGGTGGACGACCTGGGTATCGCGTTCGGCGATTATGAGCAGGATGAAGTCGCCCGCTCGGTCGTGGACTTTTCGGAGTACAAGACCTCGGGCAGGACACCCATGCACTACGGCCGGCCACTGGGGCGGCTCGTGGATACGGTGTACTTCACGCAATCGCACCATAGCCGGTTTCTACAGCTGGCCGATGTAGTGGTCTATATGGCGGGGCGGTATCTCCACCAGCCCGAAGCGCCGGAAAAATGGCACGATGCGAAGGTCTGGGAGATATGGGAAAAGATAAAGGCCAGTGCGGATATGCATATCCAGCACTGGCCTTGA
- a CDS encoding PIN domain-containing protein has protein sequence MILVDTSIWIDHFRHGDAALESRLDSNEVCTHPMVLGELACGHFKARREIFALLDALPAAPVATHTEARDFIERHALMGRGIGFVDVHLLAATALMGDGRLWTRDKRLARTAGELSLAIDPVGGS, from the coding sequence GTGATTCTGGTCGATACCTCAATCTGGATCGACCATTTCCGACATGGCGACGCCGCCCTCGAATCGCGCCTGGACAGCAACGAAGTCTGTACCCACCCGATGGTGCTCGGCGAACTCGCCTGCGGGCACTTCAAAGCGCGCCGCGAGATATTCGCGCTGCTCGACGCACTACCTGCGGCGCCGGTCGCCACGCACACCGAAGCCCGCGACTTCATCGAGCGGCACGCGCTGATGGGCCGCGGCATCGGCTTCGTAGACGTGCACCTGCTCGCAGCGACAGCGCTCATGGGCGATGGGCGCCTGTGGACCCGCGACAAACGCCTCGCGCGCACGGCTGGCGAACTGAGCCTGGCCATAGACCCGGTCGGCGGCTCGTGA
- a CDS encoding GIY-YIG nuclease family protein, whose translation MTQPRPTSIRIFLADGTPDGLRVVEKSNWTGRAVVVSRSEIGRALARDELRQPGVYVLTGPAEDGASRLYVGEADVLGERIRQHVAGKEFWTRAVAFTSTNEGLNKAHVRYLESRLIELAKRANQWAVENGTAPAVPPLSEADRADAEWFLDEMLVIFPVLGIDAFESAAGQARSESSPTQPQPTELCLEERGARGRGREVADGFVVLEGSMARMDETGSIHEHMRDLRQQLQDRGVLIRDGQRLRFTQDFRFNSPSLAAGVLVGGSANGRVCWKDESGRTLKALQEARAEAAI comes from the coding sequence ATGACCCAGCCGCGCCCCACGTCCATCCGCATCTTCCTGGCCGACGGCACGCCGGACGGCCTGCGCGTGGTGGAGAAATCCAACTGGACCGGTCGGGCGGTGGTGGTGAGCCGGTCGGAAATCGGCCGCGCGCTCGCACGGGACGAGCTGCGCCAGCCGGGCGTTTATGTGCTTACCGGCCCGGCCGAGGACGGCGCGTCGCGTTTGTATGTAGGTGAGGCCGATGTGTTGGGTGAGCGGATCAGGCAGCATGTGGCCGGCAAGGAATTCTGGACCCGCGCGGTGGCGTTCACCAGCACCAACGAGGGCTTGAACAAGGCGCATGTCCGCTATCTGGAATCTCGCTTGATCGAGCTGGCCAAGCGCGCCAACCAATGGGCGGTTGAAAATGGCACGGCGCCGGCCGTACCGCCGCTGTCCGAAGCCGATCGCGCCGATGCGGAATGGTTTCTCGACGAAATGCTGGTGATCTTTCCGGTGCTGGGCATCGATGCGTTTGAGTCTGCCGCAGGACAAGCGCGGTCGGAGTCGTCGCCCACCCAGCCGCAGCCGACCGAACTGTGCTTGGAAGAGCGAGGCGCTCGGGGACGAGGCCGCGAAGTAGCCGACGGGTTTGTCGTGCTGGAAGGCTCGATGGCGCGTATGGACGAAACCGGCTCGATCCACGAGCACATGCGGGATTTGCGTCAGCAGTTACAGGATCGTGGTGTTCTGATACGCGACGGCCAGAGGCTTCGATTCACGCAGGATTTCCGCTTCAATTCGCCGTCGCTGGCGGCCGGTGTTCTGGTCGGCGGCAGTGCGAATGGCCGAGTCTGCTGGAAGGATGAAAGCGGGCGCACGCTCAAGGCGCTGCAAGAAGCGCGTGCAGAAGCCGCGATATGA
- a CDS encoding restriction endonuclease subunit S, with product MTTIPADIHIAYGDLPEGWELQKLKFFATVRTSNVDKNFSEEEIPVGLCNYTDVYYNDRILPSMDFMQGSATAAEIRKFRLQSGQVIITKDSEGWDDIGIPALVAEDMPDVLCGYHLAIFDPTDKLDGNYLSWLCRSPPLNNQFKTAANGVTRFGLGQHSMKNAYIALPPIKTQRNIADFLDEKTARIDALIEKKRALLARLAEKRQALITQAVTKGLDPHTPMKSSGLDWLGEIPEHWKVRRLRFLMACSTVNGLYKPKDQFDDSGIPFIQMGEAFRSESFQGGTEDRVLATQEEVKKWGLREGDFLIARRSLVFDGSGKSVRIEKTTEPHLFESSMIRVRIKNPKKYSRFLSYYFQSQVGRAFFLAITKQVTISGIDSQQLKNIPALLPPEDEAYDISNFLLETERRFREIAHQVEKSIVRLKEYRNALVTAVVTGESLPK from the coding sequence ATGACAACGATACCAGCCGACATCCACATCGCCTACGGTGACTTGCCCGAGGGTTGGGAGTTACAGAAGCTGAAGTTTTTTGCGACTGTCCGAACTAGTAACGTTGATAAAAACTTCTCTGAAGAAGAAATCCCGGTGGGGCTTTGCAACTATACGGACGTTTATTACAACGACCGAATCCTTCCTAGCATGGATTTTATGCAAGGATCAGCCACTGCGGCAGAGATTCGGAAATTCCGTCTCCAATCCGGCCAAGTTATCATCACTAAAGATAGCGAAGGTTGGGACGACATAGGCATCCCTGCACTCGTTGCCGAAGACATGCCAGACGTTTTGTGCGGCTACCATTTAGCGATCTTTGATCCGACCGACAAACTAGACGGTAATTACCTCTCTTGGCTCTGCCGCTCACCGCCACTGAATAATCAGTTTAAAACCGCGGCCAACGGAGTCACGCGTTTCGGGCTCGGGCAGCATTCTATGAAAAACGCTTATATTGCGTTGCCGCCAATAAAAACGCAGCGGAATATCGCTGACTTTCTCGACGAAAAAACCGCCCGAATCGACGCGCTGATCGAAAAGAAGCGCGCGCTTCTGGCTCGGCTGGCCGAAAAACGCCAAGCGCTAATTACGCAGGCTGTCACTAAGGGGCTAGACCCGCATACACCAATGAAGTCTTCCGGACTAGACTGGCTTGGTGAAATACCAGAGCATTGGAAAGTACGGCGACTCCGTTTTCTAATGGCATGCAGCACTGTCAATGGTTTGTACAAGCCAAAGGACCAATTCGACGATTCTGGCATCCCCTTCATTCAGATGGGAGAAGCATTCCGAAGTGAGAGCTTTCAAGGCGGCACCGAAGATAGAGTTCTGGCTACTCAAGAAGAGGTTAAAAAGTGGGGTCTCCGTGAAGGCGATTTCCTAATAGCGCGCAGGTCACTAGTTTTCGACGGTTCGGGAAAGTCTGTAAGAATCGAAAAAACAACCGAACCGCATCTTTTCGAAAGCTCCATGATCCGCGTAAGAATCAAAAACCCGAAAAAATATTCCAGATTTCTCTCGTACTACTTTCAGTCTCAAGTGGGCAGAGCTTTCTTCTTGGCTATTACAAAGCAAGTTACTATTAGTGGAATAGACAGCCAACAGCTTAAGAACATTCCGGCCTTGTTGCCACCAGAAGACGAAGCTTACGATATCAGCAATTTCCTGCTGGAAACCGAGCGTCGTTTCCGGGAAATAGCCCACCAAGTTGAAAAGTCCATAGTCCGTCTTAAAGAATATCGGAATGCACTGGTTACGGCTGTGGTAACCGGTGAGTCGCTGCCTAAATAG
- a CDS encoding class I SAM-dependent DNA methyltransferase: protein MNIQAHEQLKSAIWEIANRLRGPYRPPQYRLVMLPMVVLRRLDCVVEERKEHVLAEYERLKHQNHDNDTLVKLLGRAADPKRQQALYNISPFTFDKLLGDPDNIAPNLVAYINGFSPIARSIFEQFGFTEQIEKLDSSNRLFTIVKEMAALDLHPDRIDSLQMGYLFEHLVMRFNEQANEEAGDHFTPREVIRLMANLVYTGEQDVYTPGIYRTIYDPACGTGGMLSESEKFIYAQNKDANLALFGQEYNPESWAICCADMLIKDEETSNIVLGDTLGDGKTVDGFEQYQFHYMLANPPFGVEWKDQKSGVEREHKTNGFNGRFGAGLPPINDGSLLFLQHMISKMHAAPDDGGEGSRIAVVFNGSPLFSGDAGSGPSNIRRWIIENDWLDAIVALPDQLFYNTGIYTYIWLVSNRKPEERRGQVQLIDGTRFFQRMKKSLNNKRHEIGDGQINDLTRIYGRYQDGETADVVIGGETKNRVVSRVFKNHEFGFLKVTVERPLRMNFEATPERIARLDEQTAFTNLAQSKKRKDQDAAAKEIAAGKALQAEIRGLLAGLAANGRYMDRAAFEHDLKQVAKQAGVKLAAQLKKAIFNALGERDPEAEICYDGKGRPEPDSELRDTENIPLPRNTILPLPMGFGPDKPNDELVATFRGDIDAYMVREVLPHVADAWVDYEKTKVGYEIPINRHFYVYKPPRDVRAIEADITSLENEIADLLKGLPT from the coding sequence TTGAATATTCAGGCGCATGAACAACTCAAAAGCGCAATCTGGGAGATTGCCAACCGTCTGCGTGGGCCGTACCGGCCGCCGCAGTACCGGCTCGTTATGTTGCCGATGGTGGTGTTGAGGCGACTGGATTGCGTTGTCGAAGAGCGCAAGGAACATGTACTCGCGGAATACGAGCGGCTCAAGCATCAGAATCACGATAACGACACGCTCGTAAAGCTACTCGGCCGTGCGGCAGACCCGAAACGCCAACAGGCGCTCTACAACATCAGCCCGTTTACCTTCGACAAGTTGCTGGGCGATCCGGACAACATCGCGCCGAATCTCGTCGCCTATATCAACGGTTTTTCGCCGATCGCGCGCAGCATCTTCGAGCAGTTCGGCTTCACCGAGCAGATCGAAAAGCTGGACTCCAGTAATCGGCTGTTCACCATCGTGAAAGAGATGGCCGCACTCGATCTGCATCCAGATCGGATCGACAGCCTGCAAATGGGCTATCTGTTCGAGCATCTGGTGATGCGCTTCAACGAACAGGCCAACGAAGAAGCCGGCGACCACTTCACCCCGCGCGAAGTGATCCGCCTGATGGCCAATCTCGTGTATACCGGCGAGCAAGACGTCTACACACCCGGCATCTACCGCACCATCTACGACCCGGCCTGCGGTACGGGCGGCATGCTCTCGGAATCCGAGAAATTCATCTACGCCCAGAACAAAGACGCCAACCTCGCGCTCTTCGGCCAGGAGTACAACCCGGAATCCTGGGCGATCTGCTGCGCCGACATGCTCATTAAGGACGAGGAAACGAGCAATATCGTGCTCGGCGATACGCTCGGCGACGGCAAGACGGTGGACGGCTTCGAGCAATACCAGTTCCACTACATGCTTGCCAACCCGCCGTTTGGCGTGGAATGGAAAGATCAGAAAAGCGGCGTCGAGCGCGAGCACAAGACCAACGGGTTCAACGGCCGCTTTGGTGCAGGCTTGCCGCCGATCAACGACGGCTCTCTGCTGTTCTTGCAGCACATGATTTCGAAGATGCACGCCGCGCCCGATGACGGCGGCGAAGGCTCGCGTATCGCCGTCGTATTCAATGGCTCACCGTTATTCTCGGGCGATGCCGGCTCCGGCCCGTCGAACATTCGCCGCTGGATTATCGAAAACGATTGGCTGGACGCCATCGTCGCTCTGCCCGATCAGCTGTTCTACAACACCGGCATCTATACCTATATCTGGCTCGTTTCCAACCGCAAACCGGAGGAACGCCGCGGCCAGGTTCAGCTCATCGACGGCACGCGCTTTTTCCAGCGTATGAAGAAGAGCCTCAACAACAAGCGCCATGAAATCGGCGACGGCCAGATCAACGACCTCACGCGTATCTACGGCCGTTATCAGGACGGTGAAACCGCGGATGTCGTAATCGGCGGCGAAACCAAAAACCGCGTGGTCTCGCGAGTCTTCAAGAACCACGAATTCGGCTTTCTGAAGGTCACTGTCGAACGGCCCTTGCGTATGAACTTCGAGGCCACGCCCGAACGCATCGCCCGGCTTGATGAGCAGACCGCCTTCACCAACCTGGCCCAATCCAAGAAACGCAAGGATCAAGACGCCGCGGCCAAAGAGATCGCCGCGGGTAAAGCGTTGCAGGCCGAGATTCGTGGCCTGCTAGCCGGCCTGGCGGCGAACGGTCGATACATGGATCGCGCGGCGTTCGAGCACGACCTGAAGCAGGTCGCGAAGCAAGCCGGAGTGAAGCTAGCCGCCCAGCTCAAGAAAGCGATCTTCAATGCGCTCGGCGAACGCGATCCCGAAGCCGAGATCTGCTACGACGGCAAGGGCCGCCCGGAACCGGATAGCGAACTACGCGATACTGAAAATATTCCATTGCCGCGCAACACGATACTACCGCTGCCAATGGGTTTCGGACCGGATAAGCCGAATGATGAGCTGGTCGCGACTTTCCGTGGCGATATTGACGCTTACATGGTGCGCGAGGTCTTACCGCACGTCGCTGACGCCTGGGTGGACTATGAAAAAACGAAGGTCGGTTACGAGATTCCGATTAACCGGCATTTCTATGTTTACAAGCCCCCGCGCGACGTCAGGGCCATAGAGGCCGATATAACTTCGCTTGAAAATGAAATCGCCGACTTGCTTAAAGGGCTGCCGACATGA
- a CDS encoding prevent-host-death protein, translating into MRWLENAQRLKRPFMNSIAWRTLNSRWKMAERQLVRMRDVLVSPLWAAPIEKTSPFDVGGVKTKATTDDILSAVRESRAR; encoded by the coding sequence ATGCGCTGGCTTGAAAACGCGCAGAGGTTAAAAAGGCCGTTCATGAATTCCATTGCATGGCGAACCCTGAACAGTCGCTGGAAAATGGCCGAACGTCAGTTGGTTCGGATGCGCGATGTGTTGGTGTCCCCGCTCTGGGCCGCGCCTATCGAAAAGACATCGCCGTTCGACGTTGGCGGCGTAAAAACCAAAGCCACGACGGACGATATTCTGTCGGCGGTCCGCGAGTCGCGCGCGCGTTGA